Within the Halococcus salifodinae DSM 8989 genome, the region TGCCACCGGATGGAGTAGCTTCGAGCTGGCCGTCCGAGACGATGCGATCGCCATAGGGGAGCAAGACGCCCGAGACGAGTTGTGGTGGATCGACGCCCATTCGCTTGAACGACTCGTTGAGTGCGTTAACAGCAAAGAGCCGATGAGGCGATGTCATCTGCAAGAACTCAGCGTAGTCGGGCGTGAACCGACGAACGAGAAATCGGCCCTGTTCAAGCGCGCGCCAACTCGCAACCAGCTTCCGGTCTGCTCGGTTGAGGTCGGCTGGGTTCTCCCAGACAAACCCGTGGATGAGTTCCGGGGAGTCGCACAGCGCGTCACGAAGAGTGAGTACTTGTTGGGGGGAACTGTTGCGGACATCGGCTCCGTCGGTGACTCCATCGACCACGTCGAGTCGCTGGTTGGTGTACGCGAGCAACTCCGCGTGGCACTCGAACACCCGTTCAGCGTCGGCCTTCCGGATGTTAGTCATGCGTACGGGCTCTGATGCAGGCTGGTTCAAATCGCTTTCGCGCTATCAATGTGTCCTATTGACGACACCCTGATCGGGATTGTTGTGACTGTGTACCGGTAGCCGCCGACCCCGTATCGGTGGCATACCGAAATGACTCACAACAATCCATATGAATCTACTGCAGCGGAAAGCATTTGTACTGCTATCGCGTTAGAGATAACCAAGACTGCATCATGTCGATGACTGAATTGATGGATCCGACTGCTGCGAAGATCGTCTTAGCAGCGAAGCGTGGCGACTCTATCAATCGGGTTGCGGAGAAAATCGGCGTCTCATACTCCTGGGTATACGATTGGATCGAGCGATTACAAGAAGCAAAAATCATCGCTATTACTGATAACGGTATTCGAATCGTTGACCACCAGATGCGCCAGCAGTACGCCGAGATGGTGGCCGCCTTGTACGGCCGGGACAGTATCTCACAGGAGGATGCGTACGTAATCCCTCACTTCGCTGGGATGGAGTTCGCATACACGGAGATCGACGCCGCCTACGTCTGGACACACGGTGGGTATCAGGTCGCACGTAACCACGATGACTATCCCGTCTTTATCAACGTACATGATCAGGATGTCGTCCGTTGGATGGCATTCTTCGCCCAATTTGGTATCGATACCGCGATTGATGAGCGCCCCGCTGCCAGTGATATCGAGGGGACCGTCTACTATATCTTGTACCCAATCACGGGCAGTATCGACAGCGAGTGGGTTGACGGCAGCCCGGTCATCCCGTTGGAGGACGCAGTTGAGCAGATGATGGAAACCCGTGCTGCCTACGAACCGGCTTTGGCGATCATCGACGACGAGTACGACATGGATATCGATGCACACCATCACGATCAGATGATTGCAGATGGAGGGCCTGTCGGGGATGAGAATGGGTCTCAGTGAGCGCCGATCAGCACTCGTCGCCACCCATCGTGAGATTCAGGATGTAGGTCTCCCGTACGTCCTCGTCGGCGGGTGGGCGGTATCGGCGTTCCAAGCACGGTTCACGACCGATGTCGACATGGTGGTTCCCCAAACGTCGCTTGAGAACTACGATGCACTCCTCACGGAACGCAGCTACACAAAGGCCTTCGATGAAGACGTATCAAACATATACGAAGGACGTATCGTCCGATACGAAAAGCCTGTCGGCGAGAACACTGTCGAGTTCGATGCACTCGTTGACGCGTTGCGCTGCCGGCAGACGGATGCTGAGTGGTCGTACCGCTACCTCGAAGAACACAGTACCGTCGAATCACTCGACATTGCTGAGGATTTGTCGGCACAAATACCCGAGCCGGCGCTTCTTTTCGCTCTCAAACTCCACAGCGGTCGGTTGGCAGATGCCCGTGATCTTGTCGTGATCGGGGCGACTGCAGATTTCGACCGGATCGCGACGCACCTCCAGAGAGGGGATCAAGCCGCATTGGCTACGCAGATCGAGAACGTCTTGGACCGACTCGACAGTGATGGGTTCGAGGACTCGTTCAAAGGTGTCTTCCAGCAGGAAGGATTGCCAACTGAGGACATCGAGACACTGACTGGGTTTCTGACCACGCAGTTGGAGGAACTCTGAATGGAGAAACAATTACGTTCCTCGGGTGTGGTAGGTGCTACTATGCCGCAAGACAGTTGTCAGATCGATTCGGATCCAGAGTCGGAGATCATGACACTGGGGACGCTCCCGAAACCCGGCACCCGTTGCAGCGATGAGTGATTCTCCAGCGCAGTCCTCACTGTGTCTGAGTTGTGGCTTCGAAGCGATGCCGGATAACAGTGAGTGGAACTCCGTGGAAGCGCCTCCGCTTGGCGTCCTCACCCAATGTCCGGAGTGCGAAAGCACGAACATCACAAACCGGCAGTAAGTGCGCTCCGCAGAGTGCGTGGACTATTCGATGACACGCTCTCCAGTATCCTTGCCGA harbors:
- a CDS encoding helix-turn-helix domain-containing protein gives rise to the protein MDPTAAKIVLAAKRGDSINRVAEKIGVSYSWVYDWIERLQEAKIIAITDNGIRIVDHQMRQQYAEMVAALYGRDSISQEDAYVIPHFAGMEFAYTEIDAAYVWTHGGYQVARNHDDYPVFINVHDQDVVRWMAFFAQFGIDTAIDERPAASDIEGTVYYILYPITGSIDSEWVDGSPVIPLEDAVEQMMETRAAYEPALAIIDDEYDMDIDAHHHDQMIADGGPVGDENGSQ